One Dreissena polymorpha isolate Duluth1 chromosome 9, UMN_Dpol_1.0, whole genome shotgun sequence genomic window carries:
- the LOC127845524 gene encoding nuclear apoptosis-inducing factor 1-like gives MSKSSVVITSKMADKMNKGKRKPNWSETEIACLVQACTDNNSLLVSKMTIEVTNKKKEEFWADTCEKVNSVGLSSREVDEIIKKWTDLKSQAKKKEKNRRREASLTGGGKTSICLTDWEQKIVAILPEETLVGIDGGLDTFQSSSCSKQQACVDEETSSISIGHELEDAPNSPCEAKSEQPCKRRKITLSDVQLAQYTFFIEQTETTRLKRKLMEQQIQTQKAAEQYFIESKKNLAQNVLENFLEQ, from the exons ATGTCAAAGTCGTCTGTTGTCATAACAAGCAAGATGGCCGACAAAATGAACAAGGGGAAACGAAAGCCCAATTGGTCGGAGACGGAGATCGCCTGTTTAGTGCAGGCATGCACGGACAATAACTCGTTATTGGTCAGTAAAATGACTATTGAAGTGACGAACAAGAAAAAAGAAGAGTTCTGGGCGGACACCTGTGAGAA AGTGAACAGCGTTGGCTTGAGCAGCCGCGAAGTTGACGAAATAATAAAGAAGTGGACGGACCTTAAG AGTCaagcgaaaaaaaaagaaaagaacaggCGGCGGGAAGCGAGTCTAACAGGAGGCGGCAAAACCAGCATCTGTCTCACAGACTGGGAGCAGAag ATAGTAGCCATTCTACCAGAAGAAACACTGGTGGGAATCGACGGTGGATTAGACACGTTTCAGTCCAGTTCAt GCTCTAAACAACAAGCATGTGTTGACGAGGAAACCTCAAGCATTTCAATTGGCCACGAGTTG GAAGATGCGCCAAACAGCCCGTGTGAGGCCAAATCTGAACAGCCTTGTAAGAGAAGAAAGAT AACATTGTCTGATGTGCAGCTAGCACAATACACGTTCTTCATTGAACAAACAGAAACAACCCGGTTAAAAAGAAAATTGATGGAACAACAAATTCAGACACAAAAGGCTGCGGAGCAGTACTTCATTGAAAGCAAAAAAAACCTTGCCCAAAATGTATTGGAGAATTTTTTAGAACA atag
- the LOC127844742 gene encoding putative nuclease HARBI1, which produces MDSSSVCIWTTVFISSSDRPSRSSACNIIAAFVDAVNLRIDNVKFPTGIALASVKQGFFQKCGIPNTIGAIDGTLIPIIAPAANEAIYVCRKGFHAINVQAVVDHKARFIDIVSKWPGSTHDASAFDSCGLKTFLEEHHQGHLLGDSGYPLKKYLLTPLLRPTTDAELRYNYAQSSGRMVVERAFGVLKSRFRCLHKTGGCLYMRPDKCCQVVAACMRLHNLCVDLQVPLPEEPIEEADDVDHAAPQVQNDRHASAYRQQIIHLFM; this is translated from the exons ATGGATTCATCATCTGTCTGCATATGGACCACTGTATTTATATCGAGCTCTGATCGACCGTCAAG GTCCAGTGCATGCAATATTATTGCAGCCTTTGTTGATGCTGTTAATTTAAGAATTGATAATGTAAA GTTTCCAACTGGAATTGCACTTGCTTCTGTCAAACAAGGATTTTTTCAAAAATGTGGCATTCCAAATACAATTGGTGCAATTGATGGAACACTCATTCCAATAATTGCCCCAGCAGCAAATGAAGCCATTTATGTGTGTCGTAAAGGCTTCCATGCCATAAATGTCCAAGCAGTTGTGGACCACAAGGCCAG GTTCATTGACATTGTGTCGAAATGGCCTGGGTCTACGCATGATGCCTCTGCCTTTGACAGCTGTGGGTTGAAG aCCTTTCTGGAAGAACACCACCAAGGGCACTTGCTGGGCGACTCGGGCTATCCCTTGAAAAAATATCTGTTGACGCCATTACTTAGACCTACAACAGATGCAGAGTTACGATACAACTATGCCCAGTCAAGTGGGCGGATGGTGGTGGAGAGGGCTTTTGGAGTTCTCAAGAGTAGATTTAG ATGTCTACATAAAACTGGAGGATGCTTATACATGCGGCCAGACAAATGCTGCCAAGTAGTTGCAGCATGTATGCGTCTTCACAACTTGTGTGTCGATCTGCAAGTGCCACTGCCTGAAGAACCTATTGAGGAGGCTGATGATGTTGATCACGCTGCCCCACAAGTTCAAAATGACCGTCATGCATCAGCATACAGACAGCAAATTATTCACTTATTTATGTAG